A section of the Spirosoma pollinicola genome encodes:
- a CDS encoding acyl-CoA thioesterase — MNAKPVSHSRTTLTELMIPSYANFGGRVHGGILLSLMDKVAYACSAKHAGQYCVTVSVDGVNFRQPVDVGELVSFMASVNYVGRTSLVVGIKVIAENVKTGSVKHTNTSYFTMVAKDDADQPTEVPPLLLETPDDVRRFLEAMKRKELRASYGEHFDNAKTRMLLTENIDKLEKERCELTASLNRDFLQDLKD; from the coding sequence ATGAACGCCAAACCCGTTAGCCATTCGCGCACTACGCTTACCGAATTAATGATTCCGTCTTATGCTAATTTTGGTGGCCGGGTGCATGGCGGCATTTTATTGTCGTTGATGGATAAAGTTGCTTATGCGTGCTCGGCTAAACATGCTGGCCAGTATTGCGTGACCGTATCCGTCGATGGGGTCAATTTTAGGCAACCAGTCGATGTGGGCGAGTTAGTCTCGTTTATGGCCTCGGTTAATTACGTGGGCCGGACATCGCTGGTTGTAGGGATCAAAGTTATTGCCGAGAATGTAAAAACGGGAAGCGTAAAGCATACAAACACGTCCTACTTCACGATGGTAGCGAAAGATGATGCTGACCAGCCGACCGAAGTACCTCCCCTCCTACTCGAAACGCCCGACGATGTGCGTCGATTTCTGGAGGCTATGAAACGTAAAGAGCTTCGGGCTTCCTACGGTGAACATTTCGACAACGCCAAAACGCGGATGCTGCTCACCGAGAATATCGATAAACTGGAGAAGGAACGGTGTGAGCTGACAGCGAGTCTGAACCGGGATTTTTTACAAGATTTAAAGGATTAG
- a CDS encoding HesB/IscA family protein, whose product MVTVSDIAKNKIVELRLKDGLSENTAIRVAVEGGGCSGLMYDLQFDATQQPTDHLVEDKGIKILVDRKSLLYLAGTELDFSDGLNGKGFQFKNPNATRTCGCGESFAV is encoded by the coding sequence ATGGTTACGGTTTCAGATATCGCCAAAAATAAGATTGTTGAACTCCGTTTGAAAGACGGTCTTTCCGAAAATACGGCCATCCGCGTAGCGGTCGAAGGTGGTGGATGCTCAGGTTTGATGTATGATCTTCAATTCGACGCAACCCAACAGCCAACAGACCATTTGGTTGAAGATAAAGGCATTAAGATTCTGGTAGATCGCAAAAGCTTACTGTATCTGGCCGGTACTGAACTTGATTTCTCTGACGGTCTGAACGGCAAAGGATTCCAATTCAAAAACCCGAATGCCACCCGCACCTGCGGTTGTGGAGAAAGCTTTGCCGTCTAA
- the mce gene encoding methylmalonyl-CoA epimerase — MLTNIEHIGIAVRDISASNDLFAKLLNVQPYKAETVASEGVTTSFFRVNQTKIELLEATNPDSPIAKFLEKKGEGVHHIAFEVDDILSEMDRLKAEGFTVLNEVPKRGADNKLVCFLHPKGTNGVLVELCQEIKE; from the coding sequence ATGCTCACCAACATTGAACACATCGGTATTGCCGTCCGCGACATTTCGGCGTCGAATGACTTATTTGCCAAACTACTGAATGTTCAGCCTTACAAAGCCGAAACTGTGGCGTCGGAGGGAGTAACAACGTCGTTCTTTAGAGTAAATCAAACCAAGATTGAACTACTCGAAGCCACCAACCCAGATAGTCCCATTGCTAAGTTTCTGGAGAAAAAAGGGGAGGGAGTTCATCACATTGCCTTTGAAGTAGATGATATACTTAGTGAAATGGATCGCCTGAAAGCTGAAGGGTTTACTGTACTGAATGAAGTTCCGAAACGGGGAGCTGACAATAAATTAGTGTGTTTTCTCCATCCAAAGGGCACAAACGGCGTTTTGGTGGAATTATGCCAGGAGATAAAGGAGTAA
- a CDS encoding M1 family metallopeptidase has translation MKEQKKGFLVSLLVLLTASAQAQLPGYAARYTQPGVDVQNYAFSIKLSDSTNQIQGETGIRFTRADDRQTVWFDLISPRDSSQTGMRVRAVSLPDGKAVPFSQRNDRVFINLPAAPNQPTEVVIRYDGTPAKGLIISQNKFGERTFFGDNWPNNARNYLPVIDHPSDKATCSFAVNAPATYRIIANGKFLNESSLPNGRKLTRWQENTPIPTKVMVIGAAKFAVEEVGSVGGVPVQSWLYPNDSQKGFIDYRPAKEILQYFISKIGPYSYEKLANVESTTIFGGMENASCIFYNEKIIVGKKDSDVEALLAHEIAHQWFGNSATEADWSQLWLSEGFATYFSALYLEHAYGKDTLNAVLNQNKGQIFRYAALKPKGTIVDSTASNLMDLLNPNSYQKGGWVLHMLRHELGDDTFWKGIRAYYEKFRNANAQSSDLQAVMESVSGKKLGQFFQQWLHQPGYPEIVWGTSYDAAKKALVIDVRQAQRTGAFFAIPLTFSIRGANGREISRTARLTMTEQTQTFTVPLANKPISILIDPDNTVLMRAVEMGK, from the coding sequence ATGAAGGAACAGAAAAAAGGATTTTTAGTAAGCTTACTGGTCTTGCTAACCGCCAGCGCTCAGGCGCAGTTGCCGGGTTATGCCGCCCGATACACCCAGCCCGGTGTTGATGTCCAGAACTACGCTTTTTCGATCAAATTGAGTGATTCTACGAATCAAATTCAGGGGGAAACGGGTATTCGGTTCACTCGTGCTGATGACCGGCAAACGGTTTGGTTTGACTTGATCAGCCCCCGCGACTCCTCACAAACAGGTATGCGTGTGCGTGCAGTAAGCCTGCCTGATGGTAAGGCGGTGCCATTTAGCCAGCGCAATGACCGCGTATTTATCAACCTGCCTGCCGCCCCCAACCAGCCTACGGAGGTGGTAATTCGGTATGATGGAACGCCTGCAAAGGGGCTTATTATTAGCCAGAATAAGTTCGGTGAACGGACATTCTTTGGCGATAACTGGCCTAATAACGCTCGAAATTATTTGCCCGTTATTGACCATCCATCCGACAAGGCAACCTGTTCCTTTGCGGTCAATGCCCCCGCCACATACCGCATCATTGCCAATGGTAAGTTTTTAAATGAAAGCAGTTTGCCGAATGGGCGCAAGTTGACACGCTGGCAGGAGAACACGCCAATTCCGACGAAAGTAATGGTAATTGGTGCTGCTAAGTTTGCGGTTGAAGAAGTCGGTTCGGTAGGCGGGGTGCCGGTGCAAAGCTGGCTTTATCCCAATGATAGTCAAAAGGGCTTCATTGATTACCGGCCAGCGAAAGAGATTCTGCAATATTTTATCAGTAAAATCGGGCCGTATTCATACGAAAAACTAGCCAATGTAGAGTCGACCACAATTTTTGGTGGAATGGAAAATGCCAGTTGCATTTTTTACAACGAGAAAATAATTGTTGGTAAAAAAGACTCCGATGTGGAGGCATTGCTGGCCCACGAAATTGCCCACCAATGGTTCGGGAACTCCGCTACCGAAGCTGACTGGTCGCAGTTGTGGCTGAGCGAGGGCTTTGCCACCTATTTCTCTGCCCTCTATCTCGAACATGCCTATGGTAAAGACACGCTCAATGCTGTATTGAACCAGAACAAAGGCCAGATTTTTCGGTATGCGGCATTGAAACCTAAAGGAACCATCGTTGACTCGACGGCGAGCAATCTGATGGACTTGCTCAACCCAAACTCGTATCAGAAAGGCGGCTGGGTGCTCCATATGCTCCGCCACGAACTCGGCGACGATACGTTCTGGAAAGGCATCCGGGCCTACTATGAGAAATTCCGGAATGCCAACGCCCAGTCCAGCGATTTGCAGGCCGTCATGGAAAGTGTTTCCGGCAAGAAATTGGGGCAGTTTTTTCAGCAATGGCTCCATCAGCCCGGCTACCCCGAAATTGTCTGGGGAACAAGCTACGATGCGGCCAAAAAAGCATTGGTGATCGACGTTCGGCAGGCGCAACGAACGGGCGCGTTTTTTGCAATACCGCTCACGTTCAGCATACGGGGTGCCAACGGTCGTGAAATCAGCCGCACCGCCCGCCTGACCATGACCGAACAGACCCAAACTTTCACGGTACCTTTAGCCAACAAACCTATTTCGATTCTGATCGACCCCGACAATACGGTGTTGATGCGGGCTGTCGAAATGGGTAAGTAA
- a CDS encoding AAA family ATPase: MLKRVSIQNFKSLKDVTLDLQKVNLLIGPNNSGKTNFLKALESFSMGGLGSNNIEILKSISYKHRPVDINYEFDYIPTAEGYMIRNNMNNGISLYHCVQKSIVQDKQWATNVDSIFDDWFENEHGDKINDTSPSHDRREFSEFISTKIFKPDPSKLLQQVKFSADQSDLLADCSNLISFYFYTDANFKRNSKSIQDDLSKCIPEIAYFTLPPVKVGNDSMLGLRFFDEEENGYWAEEVSEGVLYFLSLLCIIHQPNPPKLLLLEEPEKGIHPRRIYEVIQFILGLADDKDIQVIMTTHSPIVLDMFKDMTESVFIFDKDDEGATRVKNLQRDVIEPDEEESKRLGIEPPHYTNSLGSSWTVGFLGGVPK, translated from the coding sequence ATGCTCAAGCGCGTTTCTATCCAGAATTTCAAGAGCCTGAAAGACGTCACGCTCGACCTTCAGAAAGTTAATTTGTTAATCGGCCCGAACAACTCGGGCAAGACGAATTTTTTGAAGGCGCTGGAGTCATTTTCAATGGGTGGCCTAGGGTCTAACAATATAGAAATTCTAAAATCAATCAGCTATAAGCATAGACCTGTAGATATTAATTATGAATTTGATTATATACCTACTGCCGAAGGTTATATGATTAGAAACAATATGAACAATGGTATTAGTCTCTATCATTGTGTTCAGAAATCAATAGTTCAAGATAAACAATGGGCTACCAATGTTGATAGCATCTTTGATGATTGGTTTGAAAATGAGCATGGAGATAAAATAAATGATACTAGCCCAAGCCATGACAGAAGAGAATTTTCTGAATTTATAAGTACCAAAATTTTTAAGCCGGATCCATCGAAACTTCTTCAACAAGTTAAATTTTCCGCAGACCAGTCAGATTTATTAGCGGACTGCTCTAATCTAATATCTTTCTACTTTTACACAGATGCCAATTTTAAGCGCAACTCAAAAAGTATTCAAGATGATCTTTCTAAGTGTATACCTGAGATTGCTTATTTTACACTACCTCCTGTAAAAGTTGGGAATGATAGTATGCTTGGGTTGCGCTTTTTTGATGAAGAAGAGAATGGCTATTGGGCTGAAGAAGTGTCCGAAGGAGTACTATATTTTCTATCCTTACTTTGCATTATCCATCAACCTAACCCACCTAAACTCCTCCTTCTTGAAGAGCCTGAAAAGGGTATTCACCCACGGAGAATATATGAAGTAATACAATTTATTTTGGGCTTGGCTGATGATAAAGACATACAAGTTATCATGACTACACATAGTCCTATTGTGCTGGATATGTTCAAGGATATGACCGAAAGCGTTTTTATCTTTGATAAAGATGATGAAGGGGCTACTCGTGTCAAAAACTTACAGCGTGATGTAATTGAGCCGGATGAAGAAGAAAGTAAGCGATTAGGTATTGAGCCACCACATTACACAAATTCATTAGGTAGCTCCTGGACGGTTGGATTTTTAGGAGGGGTTCCCAAATGA
- a CDS encoding cystathionine beta-synthase — MNYYNSIIDTIGNTPLVKLNKVTKGIRGTILAKVEYFNPGNSVKDRIAVRMIEDAEARGVLKPGGTIIEGTSGNTGMGLALAAIGKGYKCIFTMADKQSQEKIDILRAVGAEVVVCPTNVAPDDPRSYYSVAKKLNRDIPNSLYPNQYDNPANTAAHYETTGPEIWRDTDGKITHFAAGVGTGGTICGTSKFLKEQKPDLISIGLDTYGSVFKKYKETGQFDEGEIYPYLTEGIGEDILPQNVDFSLIDFFEKVTDKDAAIMARRLSREEGLFVGWSCGTAVHGALEWAKEHLTDDDVMVILLPDHGTRYLAKIYNDTWMKDHGFLEDRAFKTARDIISHKTGQSQLTTIGVDVSVSQAIQVLNRYGISQIPVTDENGHIVGSLTDSTVLNRLIEDPAVKDHPVSEVMDKAFKFVGLDNTIDALSSLIDRDNKALLVRDEKEQVHIITQADLLAAMTN; from the coding sequence ATGAACTACTACAACTCCATCATCGACACCATTGGCAATACGCCCCTGGTGAAACTCAATAAAGTCACGAAAGGAATTCGGGGGACGATTCTGGCAAAAGTCGAGTATTTCAACCCCGGCAACTCCGTGAAAGACAGGATTGCCGTTCGTATGATCGAAGATGCCGAAGCACGGGGTGTTCTCAAGCCGGGCGGTACGATCATTGAAGGAACCAGTGGTAATACGGGGATGGGTCTGGCGCTGGCAGCTATTGGCAAAGGCTACAAGTGCATTTTCACAATGGCCGACAAACAGTCGCAGGAGAAGATAGATATTCTGCGGGCGGTAGGGGCTGAAGTGGTCGTTTGCCCAACGAACGTAGCCCCCGACGACCCCCGTTCGTATTACTCAGTCGCAAAGAAACTCAACCGCGATATTCCCAATTCGCTTTACCCAAATCAATACGATAACCCCGCCAATACAGCCGCGCATTACGAAACAACCGGCCCCGAAATCTGGCGAGATACCGATGGGAAAATTACGCACTTTGCCGCTGGTGTGGGCACTGGCGGCACCATTTGCGGTACCTCGAAATTTTTGAAGGAGCAGAAGCCTGATCTTATTTCAATTGGTCTGGATACTTACGGCTCTGTATTCAAGAAGTACAAAGAAACCGGCCAGTTCGACGAAGGAGAAATTTATCCGTATTTGACAGAAGGGATAGGTGAAGATATTTTACCGCAAAATGTCGATTTCAGTCTGATCGACTTCTTCGAGAAGGTGACCGATAAAGATGCGGCCATTATGGCTCGTCGGCTATCTCGCGAAGAAGGTCTGTTTGTTGGTTGGTCGTGTGGTACTGCCGTGCATGGTGCGCTGGAATGGGCAAAAGAACACCTCACCGACGATGATGTGATGGTGATTCTATTACCAGATCATGGCACGCGTTATCTCGCCAAAATTTACAACGATACCTGGATGAAAGACCACGGTTTTCTGGAAGATCGGGCCTTTAAAACGGCTCGTGACATCATTAGCCACAAAACTGGCCAGTCACAATTAACGACAATTGGTGTAGACGTTTCGGTGAGCCAGGCTATTCAGGTGTTGAATCGCTATGGTATTTCGCAGATTCCGGTGACGGACGAAAATGGTCATATTGTCGGTAGCCTTACCGACTCTACGGTGCTTAATCGGCTCATAGAAGACCCCGCCGTGAAAGATCATCCCGTAAGTGAGGTAATGGATAAAGCATTCAAATTTGTCGGTCTGGACAATACCATCGATGCACTATCATCTTTGATCGACCGCGACAATAAAGCCCTGTTAGTGCGTGACGAAAAGGAACAGGTACACATCATTACCCAGGCCGATTTATTGGCGGCAATGACGAATTGA
- the rsgA gene encoding ribosome small subunit-dependent GTPase A: protein MAQHGLVLRSTGSWYEIRNKDGHIFQARLKGKFKLQGLKVTNPIAVGDRVEFDVEDKVENTAIITAISPRDNYIIRQSVHKTAHGHMLAANLDQAVLLATLAMPRTSAGFIDRFLVSAESFRIPTTIVFNKLDILNEEGLAFQQEIIELYERIGYNCLATSATEGVGVEAFRDLLNQKVTLLAGHSGVGKSSLVNAIAPDLNLRTNEVSSFANKGVHTTTFAEMFELAPNTYIIDTPGIKELGLMDTSKTEIGHYFPEMRDRMNECRFNNCLHINEPGCAIKEAVAEGTIAESRYMSYLSMIEGGDNRR, encoded by the coding sequence TTGGCACAACACGGCTTAGTCTTACGGTCAACCGGCTCCTGGTACGAAATTCGTAACAAAGACGGACATATTTTTCAGGCGCGATTGAAGGGCAAATTCAAACTTCAGGGTCTGAAAGTCACGAATCCGATTGCCGTTGGCGACCGGGTGGAATTTGACGTGGAAGATAAAGTTGAGAACACGGCCATCATTACTGCTATTTCGCCCCGCGATAATTACATCATTCGGCAGTCGGTTCATAAAACGGCGCACGGACATATGCTGGCAGCTAACCTTGACCAGGCGGTCTTATTGGCTACGCTGGCCATGCCCCGCACGTCGGCCGGGTTTATTGACCGATTTCTGGTGTCGGCTGAATCATTCCGGATTCCCACGACGATTGTTTTTAACAAGCTTGATATTCTGAACGAAGAGGGGCTGGCGTTCCAGCAGGAAATCATCGAGTTGTATGAACGCATCGGCTACAACTGCCTGGCAACATCGGCTACTGAAGGCGTTGGCGTTGAGGCTTTCCGGGATTTGCTCAATCAAAAAGTAACGCTGCTGGCCGGGCACTCCGGCGTGGGCAAGTCATCACTCGTGAACGCCATTGCGCCAGATTTGAACCTACGAACCAACGAGGTATCATCTTTTGCCAATAAGGGTGTGCATACAACGACCTTTGCCGAAATGTTCGAACTGGCCCCCAATACCTATATTATCGACACGCCAGGCATCAAAGAACTTGGCTTGATGGACACCTCGAAGACCGAGATAGGTCACTACTTCCCCGAAATGCGCGACCGCATGAACGAATGCCGTTTCAATAATTGCCTACACATCAACGAACCCGGCTGCGCCATAAAAGAGGCCGTTGCCGAAGGAACCATTGCCGAAAGCCGTTACATGAGCTACCTGAGCATGATAGAAGGCGGGGATAACAGGCGGTAG
- a CDS encoding 3-deoxy-D-manno-octulosonic acid transferase codes for MFSGFYNTGIFAYQTLLTLVAPFNPKARQWVDGRRDWATILQQQLAGNTSPVAWFHAASLGEFEQGRPVMEAFRTQYADYKILLTFFSPSGYEVRKDYDGADYVIYLPADTPANAQQFIQLVKPQIAFFIKYEFWYNYLHQLKTAHVPVISFSAIFRPNQLFFKPWGQFYRNLLHFFDHILVQNQESVALLASIDLTNVTLAGDTRFDRVSQVVNTKKAIPLAEAFKNNSPVIVIGSAWQDDMAVLIPFLNTFAAPLKAIIAPHEIHDDEIERWRSQLLKPSVRFSLASETDVAVAGVLIIDNVGMLSSLYQYGEFAYIGGAFKQGLHNILEAATFGMPLFFGPEYDKYQEAIDLVQEGAAFPISNVNELTEAFAKQYKNPENAAQISRQYVQRNIGATAKVMEIVQKLMSERVKE; via the coding sequence TTGTTTTCAGGATTCTACAACACGGGTATTTTTGCCTACCAAACGTTATTGACGCTGGTAGCCCCTTTTAACCCTAAAGCCCGGCAATGGGTTGACGGTCGGCGTGACTGGGCAACCATATTACAGCAACAGCTTGCCGGAAATACCAGCCCTGTAGCCTGGTTTCACGCAGCCTCACTAGGTGAGTTTGAGCAAGGCCGCCCGGTTATGGAAGCCTTTCGGACTCAGTATGCTGACTATAAAATTCTGCTAACGTTTTTCTCACCATCCGGCTATGAAGTCCGTAAAGACTATGATGGTGCCGATTATGTGATCTATCTACCCGCCGATACCCCCGCCAATGCCCAACAGTTTATTCAGTTGGTAAAACCTCAAATAGCTTTTTTCATTAAGTACGAATTCTGGTACAATTATCTCCATCAACTAAAAACGGCTCATGTGCCGGTTATTTCGTTCTCGGCGATCTTCCGTCCAAATCAGCTTTTCTTTAAGCCCTGGGGGCAGTTTTACCGCAACCTGCTCCATTTCTTCGATCATATTCTGGTGCAGAATCAGGAATCTGTGGCTTTACTTGCGAGCATTGATCTTACTAACGTGACCCTTGCAGGCGATACCCGCTTCGACCGGGTGTCGCAGGTAGTCAATACTAAAAAGGCCATCCCGTTGGCCGAGGCCTTCAAAAATAACAGCCCGGTCATTGTAATTGGCAGCGCTTGGCAAGATGATATGGCCGTTTTGATTCCCTTTCTAAATACCTTTGCCGCACCATTGAAAGCGATTATTGCCCCTCACGAAATTCACGACGACGAAATTGAGCGCTGGCGGAGTCAATTATTAAAGCCATCCGTTCGTTTCTCACTGGCTTCGGAAACAGATGTTGCGGTTGCCGGGGTACTTATCATCGACAATGTAGGAATGCTCTCATCACTCTATCAATATGGCGAGTTTGCCTACATTGGTGGGGCGTTTAAACAAGGGCTGCATAACATTCTGGAAGCCGCTACGTTTGGGATGCCGCTGTTTTTCGGTCCTGAATACGACAAATATCAAGAGGCCATTGATTTGGTGCAGGAAGGCGCAGCTTTCCCAATCAGCAACGTAAACGAATTAACCGAAGCGTTTGCCAAACAGTATAAAAACCCTGAAAACGCTGCCCAAATCAGCCGTCAGTATGTGCAGCGGAACATTGGCGCAACGGCGAAGGTTATGGAAATTGTACAGAAATTAATGAGCGAAAGAGTGAAAGAGTGA
- a CDS encoding phosphoribosylpyrophosphate synthetase encodes MNTYDTLSEALDGLRKQGFTQDYNLKSDYLHCQPDNIELKPADFDVVDVYRFEGMTDPADEAVLYAIEAKNGNKGVLVDGYGASSESISSEMAEKLRYTPES; translated from the coding sequence ATGAATACATACGACACACTTAGCGAAGCACTCGATGGCCTGCGTAAACAGGGCTTTACGCAGGATTATAACCTTAAATCCGATTATTTGCATTGCCAACCGGACAATATCGAGTTAAAGCCTGCCGATTTTGATGTGGTTGATGTATATCGTTTTGAAGGGATGACGGACCCCGCCGATGAAGCCGTTTTGTATGCTATTGAAGCCAAAAACGGGAATAAAGGCGTGCTGGTTGATGGATATGGTGCATCGTCTGAATCGATCTCATCGGAGATGGCCGAGAAACTGAGATATACGCCCGAAAGCTGA
- the ytxJ gene encoding bacillithiol system redox-active protein YtxJ — MNWNKLTSDTQLETIKAESVRQPVLIFKHSTTCSISAMALSRMERNWNDQLGVKPYYLDLLANRPISAKIENEFGIEHESPQVLLIKNGACIYDASHMAISFAGLQQAV, encoded by the coding sequence ATGAACTGGAACAAACTAACGAGTGACACTCAACTTGAGACTATTAAAGCAGAGTCAGTAAGGCAGCCCGTGCTAATCTTTAAGCACAGCACAACTTGCTCGATTAGTGCTATGGCACTCAGTCGAATGGAGCGGAACTGGAACGATCAGCTAGGAGTGAAACCTTACTACCTCGATCTATTGGCTAATCGGCCTATTTCTGCCAAAATTGAAAATGAATTTGGTATAGAGCACGAGTCGCCACAGGTCTTATTAATCAAAAACGGCGCATGTATTTATGATGCCTCGCATATGGCTATTTCGTTTGCTGGTTTGCAGCAGGCGGTGTAG
- the folB gene encoding dihydroneopterin aldolase: protein MGTIALEGLEFFSYHGFYDEEQKIGNKYSVDIVVTADFSEAARRDRLSATVNYEDLYRITAGVMKQPARLLEHIAHQIIQEIRTTYADLDAVEVSVSKFNPPIGGVCHRAKITLKE from the coding sequence ATGGGAACAATTGCCCTGGAAGGTCTCGAATTTTTCTCTTATCACGGCTTTTACGACGAGGAGCAGAAAATAGGCAATAAATATTCGGTAGACATCGTCGTAACAGCCGACTTCTCGGAAGCGGCTCGTCGAGACCGTCTGAGCGCAACGGTTAACTACGAAGATTTATACCGAATTACAGCCGGTGTTATGAAGCAACCCGCTCGGCTGCTCGAACATATTGCGCACCAGATCATTCAGGAAATTCGCACGACATACGCGGATCTGGATGCGGTTGAAGTTAGTGTATCGAAATTCAACCCACCCATTGGGGGCGTCTGCCATCGGGCAAAAATAACGCTGAAGGAATAA
- a CDS encoding DivIVA domain-containing protein: MKITPIEIRQHTFEKGLRGYRTEDVDAFLVSLSQEWERLTSEHKMLRMQLEIAEKELGKLKEVEMTLFRTLKMAEDTSTQITEQANSAGQKHVGEARQQADDILADARKRSALMVQDAENQARYLKDNILNDIKSLEHDFKALEGYKENLAVQIRTLANNAVDSVDRFEKKFAKQNLKGKMDDISSQLQDELKQAEPQETISTEAASEADTQPEPVAELPALTERETAIPEAIPVDETVVEKLDEALHADHHETEHPVAETTEPVEQTAPESVLAEVNTTEPETAPSEAPEDEVVAKKSESFFDQI, from the coding sequence ATGAAAATTACGCCCATCGAAATCCGGCAGCACACGTTTGAAAAGGGGTTGCGCGGCTATAGAACAGAAGATGTTGATGCATTTCTGGTTTCGTTGTCTCAGGAATGGGAACGTTTAACCAGCGAACATAAAATGTTACGAATGCAGCTCGAAATAGCTGAGAAAGAGTTGGGTAAGCTTAAAGAGGTTGAGATGACGTTGTTCCGCACGCTCAAAATGGCGGAGGATACAAGTACACAGATTACAGAACAAGCAAACAGTGCAGGTCAGAAACACGTTGGCGAAGCCCGGCAGCAAGCCGATGATATACTTGCCGATGCCCGCAAACGCTCGGCTTTAATGGTACAGGATGCGGAAAATCAGGCTCGCTATTTGAAAGATAATATTCTCAATGATATTAAATCCCTGGAGCACGATTTTAAGGCACTGGAAGGCTACAAAGAAAATCTGGCAGTACAGATTCGTACACTGGCCAACAATGCTGTCGATAGCGTAGATCGTTTCGAGAAAAAATTTGCCAAACAGAACCTCAAAGGCAAAATGGACGATATTTCCTCGCAGCTTCAGGATGAATTAAAACAGGCTGAGCCCCAAGAGACTATATCGACAGAAGCTGCTTCGGAAGCAGATACACAACCAGAGCCGGTTGCTGAACTACCCGCGTTAACAGAACGTGAAACGGCTATTCCAGAAGCGATTCCTGTCGACGAAACCGTTGTCGAAAAACTTGATGAAGCGTTACACGCAGATCATCATGAAACCGAACACCCCGTTGCTGAGACAACTGAGCCTGTTGAACAAACCGCTCCGGAATCGGTACTGGCGGAGGTCAATACAACAGAGCCAGAGACAGCGCCTAGTGAAGCTCCGGAAGACGAAGTAGTAGCTAAAAAAAGTGAATCGTTCTTCGATCAGATTTAA
- a CDS encoding WD40 repeat domain-containing protein, with protein sequence MIVEKIDTFGGHRDPIYALERGPLAEQFFSAGGDGQVVQWHLNRPDLGELIAKVPTSIYALALHPTSGLLWVGQNFEGVHLINPVRKEEVMSLKLTTAAIFDIKFHNDDAFLALSDGVVAVVSTNPLVVKKHIKASDQSARCLAINPVERELAVGYSDNVVRIFNLTTYALKHVIQAHGNSVFTVAYSPDFQHLITAGRDAHFKVWDVEQGYTLLHDTVAHMFAINHLAFNSSGTLLATASMDKSIKIWDADTYKLIKVVDRARHAGHNTSVNKVLWTDYNELLLSASDDRTISVWKLS encoded by the coding sequence GTGATCGTAGAAAAAATAGATACGTTCGGCGGGCACCGCGACCCGATTTACGCACTTGAACGCGGCCCTCTTGCCGAGCAGTTTTTTTCGGCGGGTGGCGATGGTCAGGTCGTTCAATGGCACCTTAACCGGCCCGATTTAGGTGAGTTGATCGCCAAAGTCCCTACCTCCATTTACGCGCTGGCGCTACACCCAACCAGTGGGCTCTTGTGGGTAGGGCAGAATTTTGAAGGCGTCCATTTGATTAATCCGGTCAGGAAAGAAGAAGTCATGTCGTTAAAGCTAACGACTGCGGCTATTTTCGACATTAAATTTCACAATGATGACGCATTTCTGGCCCTCTCAGATGGCGTTGTCGCCGTTGTATCGACAAATCCACTTGTCGTCAAAAAACACATCAAAGCATCGGATCAGTCGGCGCGTTGCCTGGCTATCAATCCTGTTGAGCGGGAACTGGCTGTTGGCTACAGCGACAATGTTGTCCGTATTTTTAATTTAACGACCTATGCGCTCAAGCACGTCATTCAGGCACATGGCAATTCGGTATTTACCGTTGCCTACTCTCCTGATTTCCAACATCTGATTACGGCCGGGCGCGATGCTCATTTTAAAGTATGGGATGTTGAGCAAGGCTATACTTTACTGCACGATACTGTAGCGCATATGTTTGCCATCAATCATCTAGCCTTCAATTCGTCTGGCACCTTGCTGGCGACCGCCAGCATGGACAAATCAATCAAAATCTGGGATGCTGATACATACAAGTTGATAAAAGTCGTTGATCGGGCCAGACATGCAGGACATAATACATCGGTCAACAAGGTGCTCTGGACAGATTATAACGAACTTTTATTGTCGGCCAGCGACGATCGAACGATTTCGGTATGGAAATTGAGCTAA